A section of the Microbulbifer pacificus genome encodes:
- a CDS encoding BON domain-containing protein yields the protein MQSNTGTGIFKPLKLAIAASTLTVLAGCSTVLDATHDGPIQPDPGERTFGTFIDDQQLETITNVNIGKAHPDLKAANIDVVAFNGVVLLTGQVQSPELRDLAGRTAQQVHTVRQVYNEVQVRGTSSLLARTNDTWLTTKVKSVLMADKEIDSGRIKVVTEYGVVYLMGLLTRQEAENAAEVARTVGGVQKVVKAVEYID from the coding sequence ATGCAATCAAATACAGGAACCGGGATTTTCAAGCCGCTCAAACTCGCGATTGCCGCCAGCACGCTCACCGTGCTCGCCGGCTGCTCCACGGTACTCGATGCCACTCACGACGGTCCGATACAGCCGGATCCGGGCGAGCGGACCTTTGGTACCTTTATCGACGACCAGCAGCTGGAAACCATCACCAATGTGAACATTGGCAAGGCGCACCCAGACCTGAAAGCGGCAAATATCGACGTGGTTGCCTTCAACGGTGTGGTGCTGCTCACCGGTCAGGTACAGAGCCCTGAACTGCGTGATCTCGCCGGGCGCACTGCACAGCAGGTGCACACGGTGCGCCAGGTTTACAATGAGGTTCAGGTACGCGGTACCTCCTCCCTGCTCGCGCGCACCAATGACACCTGGCTGACTACCAAGGTCAAAAGTGTGCTGATGGCGGACAAGGAAATCGACAGCGGCCGCATCAAGGTGGTGACAGAATACGGCGTGGTCTATCTGATGGGACTGCTCACCCGGCAGGAAGCGGAGAATGCCGCGGAAGTCGCGCGCACCGTCGGTGGTGTGCAGAAGGTGGTAAAAGCAGTGGAATATATCGACTAG